A genome region from Microcella alkaliphila includes the following:
- the tkt gene encoding transketolase, with the protein MTELTWNDLDTAAVDTGRLLAADAVEKVGNGHPGTAMSLSPVAYLLHQKVMQHDPSDPKWVGRDRFILSAGHSSLTQYVQLYLGGYGLELDDLKALRTWDSKTPGHPEYGHTDGVEITTGPLGQGLASAVGFAYAARFERGLLDPDTPAGESPFDHHVYVIAGDGDIQEGVTSEAGSLAGHQQLGNLIAIYDSNQISIEDDTNIAFTEDVAGRYRAYGWQVIEVDWKKSGEYVEDVHELYSAIEAAKAETAKPSLIVLKTIIGWPAPTKQNTGKIHGSALGADELAATKKAMGRDPEATFVVDDAVIAHTRQAVERGAERHAAWQTRFDAWASANPEKKALFDRMQAGELPDGLADALPVFEGGTSVSTRAASGKVINAIAPHLPEFWGGSADLAESNLTTIHDGGSFAPSEHSTKEWTASPYGRVMHFGIREHAMGAILNGIALHGRTRVFGGTFLIFSDYMRPSVRLAALMRIPVTYVWTHDSVALGEDGPTHQPIEQLASLRAIPGLEIVRPADANETAHAWLAVLERFDRPVGLALTRQNIPVFERGDGDAEGDTLASARHTARGGYVLAEAANGSPDVILIATGSEVQLALEARTRLAAEGVHARVVSMPSVEWFDEQPADYREAVLPSTVTARVAVEAGLGLTWHRFVGGRGRIVSIEHFGASADYQTLFREFGITTDAVVAAARETLAAG; encoded by the coding sequence ATGACCGAACTGACCTGGAACGACCTGGACACCGCCGCCGTCGACACGGGCCGCCTGCTCGCCGCCGACGCCGTGGAGAAGGTCGGTAACGGCCACCCGGGCACCGCGATGAGCCTGTCGCCCGTCGCCTACCTGCTGCACCAAAAGGTCATGCAACACGACCCGAGCGACCCGAAATGGGTGGGGCGTGACCGCTTCATCCTGTCGGCCGGGCACAGCTCTCTGACCCAGTACGTGCAGCTCTACCTTGGCGGCTACGGGCTCGAACTCGACGACCTCAAGGCTCTGCGTACCTGGGACTCGAAGACGCCGGGCCACCCCGAGTACGGCCACACCGACGGCGTGGAGATCACCACCGGGCCCCTCGGCCAGGGGCTCGCCTCCGCGGTCGGCTTCGCCTACGCCGCGCGCTTCGAACGCGGGCTGCTCGACCCCGACACCCCCGCGGGGGAAAGCCCGTTCGATCACCACGTGTATGTCATTGCGGGTGACGGCGACATTCAGGAGGGCGTGACGTCGGAGGCCGGCTCCCTCGCCGGCCACCAGCAGCTCGGCAACCTCATCGCGATCTACGACTCGAACCAGATCTCGATCGAGGACGACACGAACATCGCCTTCACCGAGGATGTCGCCGGGCGCTACCGCGCGTACGGATGGCAGGTCATCGAGGTCGACTGGAAGAAGTCGGGCGAGTACGTCGAAGACGTCCACGAACTGTATTCGGCGATCGAGGCGGCGAAAGCGGAGACGGCGAAGCCGAGTCTGATCGTGCTGAAGACCATCATCGGCTGGCCCGCCCCGACCAAGCAGAACACGGGAAAGATCCACGGTTCGGCCCTCGGCGCAGACGAACTCGCCGCGACGAAGAAGGCCATGGGGCGCGACCCCGAGGCCACGTTCGTCGTCGACGACGCCGTCATCGCGCACACCCGCCAGGCCGTCGAACGCGGTGCGGAGCGGCACGCTGCGTGGCAGACGCGTTTTGACGCCTGGGCGAGCGCGAACCCGGAGAAGAAGGCCCTGTTCGACCGCATGCAAGCGGGTGAGCTGCCCGACGGCCTCGCCGACGCGCTTCCCGTCTTCGAGGGCGGCACCAGCGTGTCGACGCGCGCCGCGAGCGGCAAGGTGATCAATGCGATCGCGCCGCACCTGCCCGAGTTCTGGGGTGGGTCGGCCGACCTTGCCGAGTCGAACCTGACCACCATCCACGACGGCGGCTCCTTCGCGCCCAGCGAGCACTCGACGAAGGAATGGACCGCCTCGCCGTACGGCCGTGTCATGCACTTCGGCATTCGCGAGCACGCCATGGGCGCCATCCTCAACGGCATCGCGCTGCACGGCCGCACCCGCGTCTTCGGCGGCACCTTCCTCATCTTCAGCGACTACATGCGCCCGTCGGTGCGCCTCGCGGCGCTCATGCGGATCCCGGTCACCTACGTGTGGACGCACGACTCGGTGGCGCTCGGTGAAGACGGCCCGACCCACCAGCCCATCGAACAGTTGGCGTCGCTGCGCGCGATTCCCGGACTCGAGATCGTGCGCCCGGCGGACGCGAACGAGACGGCGCACGCGTGGCTGGCCGTCCTCGAGCGCTTCGACCGTCCGGTGGGCCTCGCGCTGACCCGCCAGAACATTCCGGTGTTCGAGCGTGGCGACGGGGACGCCGAGGGCGACACCCTCGCCTCGGCCCGCCACACGGCTCGCGGCGGGTATGTGCTCGCCGAGGCCGCCAACGGATCGCCCGACGTGATTCTCATTGCCACCGGTTCTGAGGTGCAGTTGGCTCTCGAGGCCCGGACGCGGCTCGCCGCGGAGGGGGTGCACGCCCGTGTGGTGTCGATGCCGAGCGTCGAATGGTTCGACGAGCAGCCGGCCGACTACCGGGAGGCCGTCCTGCCCTCCACGGTGACGGCGCGCGTCGCCGTCGAAGCCGGTCTCGGCCTCACGTGGCACCGATTCGTGGGTGGCCGCGGCCGCATCGTCTCGATCGAGCACTTCGGCGCCAGCGCCGACTACCAGACCCTCTTCCGCGAGTTCGGCATCACCACCGACGCGGTCGTCGCCGCCGCCCGAGAGACCCTCGCCGCCGGCTGA
- the zwf gene encoding glucose-6-phosphate dehydrogenase encodes MNPLRSPDDRRLNRIAGPSSLIIFGVTGDLSRKKLMPAVYDLANRGLLPPGFGLVGFARREWERDDFEKVVHDAVRQYARTPFDEEVWRQLRTGIRFVQGDFDDDDAFARLSDTIDELDRERGTMGNHAFYLSIPPKSFPVVTEQLRRSGLAEAKPGQWRRVVIEKPFGSDLTTARELNNVVESVFPPDSVFRIDHYLGKETVQNILALRFANMLYEPIWNANYVDHVQITMAEDIGVGGRAGYYDGIGAARDVIQNHLLQLLALTAMEEPVSFDAADLRAEKEKVLSAVRLPKDLAAGTARGQYASGWQGGEWVPGFLEEDGMNPESVTETYAAMRLDINTRRWAGVPFYLRAGKRLGRRVTEIAVVFKRAPQYLFAESQTSALGQNALVIRVQPDEGVTIRFGSKVPGAGMQVRDVTMDFGYGHAFTEASPEAYERLILDVLLGDPPLFPRHEEVELSWKILDPIEEFWATQGQPEQYAPGTWGPASADALLARDGRVWRRP; translated from the coding sequence ATGAACCCGCTACGCTCCCCCGACGACCGGCGGCTGAATCGCATCGCCGGTCCCAGCAGCCTCATCATCTTCGGCGTGACGGGTGACCTATCTCGCAAAAAGCTGATGCCGGCCGTCTACGACCTCGCAAACCGCGGACTCCTCCCCCCGGGCTTCGGCCTCGTCGGGTTCGCGCGCCGCGAGTGGGAGCGCGACGACTTCGAGAAGGTCGTGCACGATGCCGTGCGGCAGTACGCACGCACCCCCTTCGATGAAGAGGTGTGGCGGCAACTGCGGACGGGCATCCGCTTCGTTCAAGGTGACTTCGACGACGACGATGCGTTCGCGAGACTGTCTGACACCATCGACGAGCTCGACCGCGAGCGCGGCACGATGGGCAACCACGCCTTCTACCTGTCGATCCCGCCCAAGTCGTTCCCCGTGGTCACGGAACAGCTACGCCGCAGTGGCCTCGCGGAGGCGAAGCCCGGCCAGTGGCGACGGGTCGTCATCGAGAAGCCGTTCGGCAGCGATCTGACGACGGCACGCGAACTGAACAACGTGGTCGAGTCGGTGTTCCCGCCGGACTCGGTGTTCCGCATCGACCACTACCTCGGCAAAGAGACGGTGCAGAACATCCTCGCGCTGCGCTTCGCCAATATGCTTTACGAGCCGATCTGGAACGCCAACTACGTCGACCACGTCCAGATCACGATGGCCGAAGACATCGGCGTCGGCGGGCGGGCCGGCTACTACGACGGCATCGGCGCGGCCCGCGACGTCATCCAGAACCACCTCCTTCAGTTGCTCGCCCTCACCGCGATGGAAGAGCCGGTCTCGTTCGACGCCGCCGACCTGCGCGCGGAAAAAGAAAAGGTGCTCTCGGCCGTGCGGCTGCCGAAAGACCTCGCCGCCGGCACGGCGCGCGGCCAATACGCGAGCGGCTGGCAGGGCGGCGAGTGGGTTCCCGGCTTCCTCGAAGAGGACGGCATGAACCCCGAGTCGGTCACCGAGACCTACGCGGCCATGCGACTCGACATCAACACGCGACGGTGGGCGGGCGTGCCCTTCTACCTGCGAGCGGGCAAACGACTCGGCCGCCGCGTCACCGAGATCGCGGTCGTCTTCAAGCGTGCCCCGCAATACCTGTTCGCCGAGTCGCAGACCTCCGCGCTCGGCCAGAACGCACTCGTCATCCGGGTGCAGCCGGACGAGGGCGTGACGATCCGCTTCGGGTCGAAGGTGCCGGGCGCGGGCATGCAGGTCCGCGACGTGACGATGGACTTCGGATACGGTCACGCCTTCACCGAGGCGAGCCCCGAAGCCTACGAACGACTCATTCTCGACGTGCTGCTCGGTGATCCGCCGCTATTCCCCCGGCACGAGGAGGTCGAACTCAGCTGGAAGATTCTCGACCCGATCGAAGAATTCTGGGCGACGCAGGGCCAGCCCGAGCAGTATGCGCCGGGCACCTGGGGTCCGGCGTCGGCCGACGCGTTGCTGGCACGCGATGGACGCGTCTGGAGGCGACCATGA
- the sufD gene encoding Fe-S cluster assembly protein SufD, with translation MSATNTAPTVPGAAAHSHGPGSPVPVQTRSQRFRSTDPAAFPAVTGREVDWKLTPVDRVRDLIDGELDGSPIATTVSEAAGVSAEWVDPEDARIGAAGTPEDRASANAWARTEKALVVTLTAEERVEVTIDRTGPDHAPRASHTVIVAKPNARGIVVIDNRGSARLSENVEIVVEDGANLTVVSLQEWDDESVHLSAQFARVDKSATLKHVVVSLGGSIVRVNPSAALAGEGATGNLYGLYFSDAGQHLEQQVFVHHIAPHTVSDVLYKGALNGAGARTVWIGDVLIGRDATGTDSYEANRNLVLSDGTRADSIPNLEIETGDIAGAGHASATGRFDDEQLFYLRSRGISESESRRLVVLGFLLEIVQKIGQESLEQRLIAAVERELEAVESI, from the coding sequence ATGTCCGCCACGAATACCGCACCGACCGTCCCCGGCGCTGCGGCCCACTCGCATGGGCCCGGATCGCCCGTTCCCGTACAGACGCGGTCCCAGCGCTTCCGCTCGACCGACCCCGCGGCGTTCCCTGCCGTCACGGGGCGTGAGGTCGACTGGAAGCTGACCCCGGTCGACCGGGTCCGCGACCTGATCGACGGCGAGCTCGACGGCTCCCCGATCGCGACGACCGTCTCCGAGGCCGCCGGCGTCAGCGCCGAATGGGTGGACCCCGAGGATGCCCGCATCGGTGCCGCAGGAACGCCGGAAGACCGCGCGTCCGCCAACGCGTGGGCCCGTACCGAGAAGGCCCTCGTCGTCACGCTGACCGCGGAGGAGCGCGTGGAGGTGACGATCGACCGCACCGGACCCGATCACGCACCGCGCGCATCTCACACCGTCATCGTGGCGAAGCCGAACGCCCGCGGCATCGTCGTCATCGACAACCGCGGCAGCGCCCGCCTCAGCGAGAACGTCGAGATCGTCGTCGAAGACGGGGCCAACCTGACGGTCGTCAGCCTGCAAGAGTGGGACGACGAGAGCGTTCACCTGTCGGCGCAGTTCGCCCGCGTCGACAAGAGCGCCACCCTCAAGCACGTGGTTGTCTCGCTCGGTGGCTCGATCGTGCGGGTCAACCCGTCGGCGGCTCTCGCGGGTGAGGGCGCGACGGGCAACCTGTACGGCCTGTACTTCAGCGACGCCGGCCAGCACCTCGAGCAGCAGGTGTTCGTGCACCACATCGCTCCGCACACGGTCAGCGACGTGCTCTACAAGGGCGCACTGAACGGTGCCGGCGCCCGCACCGTGTGGATCGGCGACGTGCTCATCGGACGGGATGCCACCGGAACCGACTCGTACGAGGCGAACCGCAACCTCGTGCTCAGCGACGGCACGCGCGCCGACTCGATTCCGAACCTCGAGATCGAGACGGGCGACATCGCCGGTGCCGGCCACGCCAGCGCCACCGGCCGGTTCGACGACGAGCAGCTGTTCTACCTGCGGTCGCGCGGCATCAGCGAGAGCGAATCCCGCCGCCTGGTCGTGCTTGGCTTCCTGCTGGAAATCGTTCAGAAGATCGGTCAAGAGTCGCTTGAGCAGCGCCTCATCGCCGCCGTGGAGCGTGAACTCGAAGCCGTGGAGAGCATCTGA
- the tal gene encoding transaldolase produces the protein MTSTPTARLSDVGVSIWLDDLSRDRITSGGLERLIAERNVVGVTTNPTIFAAALATGTTYDEQIRELAAAGADVTSAVFEITTDDVAAASDIFAGVSEATGGRDGRVSIEVEPGLAHDAAGTAQQARELWAKVDRPNAMIKIPATVEGLTAITETIAAGISVNVTLIFSLERYRAVVEAYLAGLEKAKEAGHDLASIHSVASFFVSRVDSEIDARLVAIGSPEALALKSKAGIANARLAYEAFEELFASDRARALLDAGANVQRPLWASTGVKDPALPDTLYVTQLAVAHTVNTMPEKTLEATFDHGDITGDTVSGSYDEAREVLAALDGLGISYDEVTAKLEKEGVEKFIVSWNELLDTVSAALEAAR, from the coding sequence ATGACCAGCACCCCCACCGCCCGGCTCAGCGACGTCGGCGTCAGCATCTGGCTCGACGACCTGTCCCGCGACCGCATCACGTCCGGCGGCCTCGAGCGCCTGATCGCCGAGCGCAACGTCGTCGGTGTCACGACGAACCCGACGATCTTCGCCGCGGCATTGGCGACCGGCACGACGTACGACGAGCAGATTCGCGAGCTTGCCGCAGCGGGCGCCGACGTCACGAGCGCCGTTTTCGAGATCACCACCGACGACGTTGCCGCCGCGAGCGACATCTTCGCCGGGGTCTCGGAGGCCACGGGCGGCCGTGACGGCCGCGTCTCCATCGAGGTCGAGCCGGGCCTCGCACACGACGCCGCTGGCACGGCGCAGCAGGCGCGCGAGCTGTGGGCGAAGGTCGACCGCCCGAACGCCATGATCAAGATTCCGGCGACCGTCGAAGGTCTCACCGCGATCACCGAAACCATCGCCGCCGGCATCAGTGTGAACGTCACGCTCATCTTCAGCCTTGAGCGCTACCGCGCTGTCGTCGAGGCGTACCTGGCCGGTCTCGAGAAGGCGAAAGAAGCCGGACACGACCTGGCGAGCATCCATTCGGTTGCGTCGTTCTTCGTCTCGCGCGTGGACTCAGAGATCGATGCGCGCCTCGTCGCGATCGGCTCGCCGGAGGCGCTCGCGCTCAAGAGCAAGGCGGGAATCGCGAACGCCCGACTCGCCTACGAGGCATTCGAGGAGCTCTTCGCCAGCGATCGCGCGCGCGCCTTGCTCGATGCCGGCGCGAACGTGCAGCGCCCACTGTGGGCGTCGACCGGCGTCAAGGACCCGGCGCTGCCGGACACCCTCTACGTGACGCAACTGGCTGTCGCGCACACCGTCAACACCATGCCCGAGAAGACGCTTGAGGCGACCTTCGACCACGGCGACATCACCGGCGACACCGTGAGCGGAAGCTACGACGAGGCCCGTGAGGTTCTCGCCGCTCTCGATGGGCTCGGCATCTCGTACGACGAGGTCACGGCAAAGCTCGAGAAGGAGGGCGTCGAGAAGTTCATCGTGAGCTGGAACGAGCTGCTCGATACCGTGAGCGCCGCGCTCGAGGCGGCGCGATGA
- a CDS encoding heme o synthase, with protein MDTALEQVVSPPRPSLRRTVTAYVALTKPRVIELLLVTTAPVMILAQGGLPSIWLVLATLLGGSLAAGSANAFNMVIDRDIDRLMNRTKNRPLVTGELTARQATVFATVIGVGSIVWLWATTNLLAASLAFAAIVFYVVIYTLVLKRRTEQNIIWGGIAGCFPVLIGWSAVTGSLDWAPIILFLVVFLWTPPHYWPLSMRYRDDYAEASVPMLAVVRGRTVVGVQVVLYAWATVAMSLLLIPVAPMGALYTAVAVLAGGWFIVESHRLYGRAARGLDDVSPMKVFHASITYLTLLFVAVGVDPLLPF; from the coding sequence ATGGACACAGCGCTCGAGCAGGTCGTCAGCCCCCCACGCCCCTCCCTCCGCCGCACGGTCACCGCTTATGTCGCGTTGACGAAGCCACGCGTGATCGAGTTGTTGCTGGTGACGACCGCGCCAGTGATGATCCTCGCGCAAGGAGGCCTTCCGAGCATCTGGCTCGTTCTGGCGACGCTTCTCGGCGGCTCGCTCGCTGCCGGTTCGGCGAACGCGTTCAACATGGTCATCGATCGCGACATCGATCGGCTGATGAACCGCACCAAGAACCGTCCGCTGGTTACCGGGGAACTCACGGCGCGCCAAGCGACCGTGTTCGCGACCGTCATCGGCGTCGGCTCGATCGTGTGGCTCTGGGCGACCACGAACCTTCTCGCAGCCTCTCTGGCGTTCGCCGCAATTGTGTTCTACGTCGTGATCTACACGCTCGTTCTGAAGCGTCGTACGGAACAGAACATCATTTGGGGCGGGATCGCCGGCTGTTTCCCCGTGCTGATCGGCTGGAGCGCGGTGACCGGGTCGCTCGACTGGGCCCCGATCATCCTGTTCTTGGTCGTATTCCTCTGGACGCCGCCGCACTACTGGCCGCTGTCGATGCGGTACCGCGACGACTATGCGGAAGCGAGCGTGCCCATGCTCGCCGTCGTGCGCGGGCGCACCGTCGTCGGCGTTCAGGTGGTGCTGTACGCCTGGGCCACCGTGGCAATGTCGCTGCTGCTCATCCCGGTGGCGCCGATGGGGGCGCTCTACACCGCCGTCGCCGTTCTGGCCGGCGGCTGGTTCATCGTCGAGAGCCACCGGCTCTACGGCCGCGCAGCTCGCGGTCTCGACGACGTGTCACCGATGAAGGTGTTCCACGCGAGCATCACGTACCTGACGCTCCTCTTCGTCGCCGTCGGCGTCGATCCGTTGCTGCCCTTCTAG
- a CDS encoding COX15/CtaA family protein: protein MSQQVAQKPSIVRRFVGWLPTEVTRRVRVFAWLSLISQTLIVGTGGAVRLTGSGLGCPTWPRCTEESFVATPEMGIHGVVEFGNRLLTFVLIIIAIVAFLFVVRMRSTRPELLRLTVALGLGIPAQAIIGGITVLTNLNPYVVGLHFVVSAVLVALATVFVARVYRGRKVDTFVVDARFRFVAALTAVGVWITVLVGILVTGSGPHAGDEGAARNGLDSELLQHIHSWPAYVTGVLSLLLLVWAFRVPRRGLRIATVGLVATEAVQIVVGISQARLGLPELLVGIHMVLACVLVAVMTLVLVLQRPGGRELEGQQRIDADGDEEERQVRDARVEHLHR, encoded by the coding sequence GTGAGTCAGCAGGTCGCGCAGAAGCCGTCGATCGTCCGCCGCTTCGTGGGCTGGCTGCCCACCGAGGTCACCCGCCGCGTGCGCGTCTTTGCGTGGCTCTCTCTCATCAGCCAGACCCTCATTGTCGGCACGGGTGGCGCTGTTCGCTTGACCGGTTCGGGGCTCGGCTGCCCCACATGGCCGCGGTGCACCGAAGAATCGTTCGTCGCCACGCCCGAAATGGGCATCCACGGCGTCGTCGAGTTCGGGAACCGACTGCTCACCTTCGTGCTAATCATCATCGCGATCGTCGCGTTCCTCTTCGTCGTGCGCATGCGCAGCACACGGCCCGAACTGCTGCGGCTCACGGTCGCGCTCGGACTGGGCATCCCTGCTCAGGCCATCATCGGCGGCATCACCGTCTTGACCAACCTGAACCCCTACGTCGTCGGGCTGCACTTCGTGGTCTCTGCTGTTCTCGTGGCGCTCGCGACGGTCTTCGTGGCGCGGGTCTATCGCGGACGGAAGGTCGACACATTTGTCGTGGATGCACGGTTCCGGTTCGTCGCGGCGCTCACGGCGGTCGGCGTCTGGATCACCGTGCTCGTCGGCATCCTCGTCACCGGTTCCGGCCCGCACGCCGGTGATGAGGGCGCCGCGCGCAACGGACTCGATTCCGAACTGTTGCAGCACATCCACTCCTGGCCCGCATACGTGACGGGTGTGCTGTCGCTGCTCTTGCTGGTGTGGGCCTTCCGCGTTCCGCGTCGCGGCCTTCGCATCGCGACGGTCGGACTGGTGGCGACCGAGGCTGTCCAGATCGTCGTGGGCATCTCCCAGGCCCGGCTCGGGTTGCCTGAGCTGCTCGTCGGCATTCACATGGTGCTCGCGTGCGTGCTCGTCGCGGTCATGACGCTGGTGCTCGTGCTGCAGCGTCCGGGAGGACGCGAGCTAGAAGGGCAGCAACGGATCGACGCCGACGGCGACGAAGAGGAGCGTCAGGTACGTGATGCTCGCGTGGAACACCTTCATCGGTGA
- the sufB gene encoding Fe-S cluster assembly protein SufB produces MSDVLIDRPELEGLGQYEFGWSDSDAAGASARRGINEEVVTDISQKKNEPAWMLEQRLKGYKLFQRKPMPTWGSDLSGIDFDNIKYFVRTTEKQATSWEELPDDIKNTYERLGIPEAERQRLVAGVAAQYESEVVYHQIREDLEAQGVIFMDTDTALREHPEFFEEYFGTVIPAGDNKFAALNTAVWSGGSFVYVPPGVHVEIPLQAYFRINTENMGQFERTLIIADEGSYVHYIEGCTAPIYKSDSLHSAVVEIIVKKNARVRYTTIQNWSNNVYNLVTKRAVAHEGATMEWVDGNIGSKVTMKYPSIFLMGEHATGETLSVAFAGPGQHQDAGAKMIHMAPHTTSSIVSKSIARGGGRAGYRGEVRVDQNAHHSANTVRCDALLVDTISRSDTYPAIDIRVDDVQLGHEATVSRVSEEQLFYLQSRGLPEDEAMAMIVRGFIEPIARELPMEYALELNKLIEMSMEGSVG; encoded by the coding sequence ATGTCTGACGTGCTCATCGACCGCCCCGAACTGGAAGGGCTCGGTCAATACGAGTTCGGCTGGTCCGACAGCGACGCAGCCGGTGCCTCCGCTCGCCGCGGCATCAACGAAGAGGTTGTCACCGACATCTCGCAGAAGAAGAACGAGCCCGCATGGATGCTCGAACAGCGCCTCAAGGGCTACAAGCTGTTTCAGCGCAAGCCCATGCCGACGTGGGGGAGTGACCTCTCGGGCATCGATTTCGACAACATCAAGTACTTCGTCCGCACCACCGAGAAGCAAGCGACGAGTTGGGAAGAGCTCCCCGACGACATCAAGAACACGTACGAGCGTTTGGGTATCCCCGAGGCCGAGCGCCAGCGCCTTGTCGCGGGTGTTGCCGCGCAGTACGAGTCGGAGGTCGTGTACCACCAGATTCGTGAAGACCTGGAGGCCCAGGGCGTCATCTTCATGGACACCGACACGGCCTTGCGCGAGCACCCCGAGTTCTTCGAGGAGTACTTCGGCACCGTCATCCCCGCGGGTGACAACAAGTTCGCCGCGCTCAACACGGCGGTGTGGTCGGGCGGCTCGTTCGTCTACGTACCGCCGGGAGTGCACGTCGAGATCCCGCTGCAGGCCTACTTCCGTATCAACACGGAGAACATGGGCCAGTTCGAGCGCACGCTCATCATCGCGGACGAGGGCTCATACGTGCACTACATCGAGGGCTGCACTGCTCCGATCTACAAGAGCGACTCCTTGCACTCGGCCGTCGTCGAGATCATCGTGAAGAAGAACGCCCGCGTTCGCTACACGACGATCCAGAACTGGTCGAACAACGTCTACAACCTCGTCACGAAGCGCGCGGTCGCTCACGAGGGCGCGACGATGGAGTGGGTCGACGGCAACATCGGCTCGAAGGTCACGATGAAGTACCCGTCGATCTTCCTCATGGGCGAGCACGCGACGGGCGAGACCCTGTCGGTGGCCTTCGCCGGTCCCGGCCAGCACCAGGACGCGGGCGCGAAGATGATCCACATGGCGCCGCACACGACGTCGTCGATCGTCTCGAAGTCGATCGCGCGCGGCGGTGGCCGTGCGGGCTACCGCGGCGAGGTTCGCGTTGATCAGAACGCCCATCACTCGGCGAACACCGTGCGCTGTGATGCACTGCTGGTCGACACGATTTCGCGATCGGACACCTACCCGGCGATCGACATCCGCGTCGACGACGTTCAGCTCGGCCACGAGGCGACCGTGTCGCGCGTGAGCGAGGAGCAGCTGTTCTACCTGCAGTCGCGAGGGCTCCCCGAAGACGAGGCCATGGCCATGATCGTGCGCGGGTTCATCGAGCCCATCGCCCGCGAGCTGCCCATGGAGTACGCGCTTGAACTCAACAAGCTCATCGAGATGAGCATGGAAGGATCCGTCGGCTAA
- a CDS encoding glucose-6-phosphate isomerase has product MTAVVEARGDALAAIEAHVPTLVADRVASRITGGDASLWGKAAEAEASIRLGWTEAVTVSRPLVAEITALREQLAERGVDRIVLCGMGGSSLAPEVITRTAGVPLVVLDSTDPDQVASAVDRDLDRTAVVVSSKSGSTIETDSQKRAFESAFRAAGIDPAERIIIVTDPDSPLHKASDEAGYRVFTADPTVGGRYSALTAFGLVPSGLAGVDLDALLDEADAASLPLAVDSESNPGLRLGAAIAGTSPRRDKLVIVADGTHIVGLGDWVEQLVAESTGKDGTGILPVVVGVDAPELTSGAADVQVLRHVADRKATREVADHEIEVSGSLGALLMTWEYATAIAGRLLGINPFDQPDVESAKVAARGLLDHRPEPVAPAVIDGGIAVTGPDALVAGTTSVADAVARLRDAVPADGYIAVQAYLNRLAHPELEAIRHALAAQSGRPVTFGWGPRFLHSTGQYHKGGPAHGVFLQIVGTPANDREIEGRPFTFGELIAAQAAGDARVLADHGRPVLTLTVADDDAIAALIAAIV; this is encoded by the coding sequence ATGACGGCCGTCGTCGAAGCGCGCGGTGACGCGCTGGCGGCGATCGAGGCGCACGTTCCGACGCTCGTCGCCGATCGCGTCGCGAGCCGCATCACCGGTGGCGACGCAAGCCTCTGGGGTAAGGCCGCCGAAGCCGAGGCGAGCATCCGCCTCGGCTGGACCGAGGCCGTCACCGTGTCGCGACCGCTCGTCGCCGAGATCACGGCGCTACGCGAGCAGCTCGCCGAGCGTGGCGTCGACCGCATCGTGCTGTGCGGCATGGGTGGCTCGTCGTTGGCACCCGAGGTCATCACCCGCACCGCGGGTGTGCCGCTCGTCGTGCTCGACTCGACCGACCCCGATCAGGTGGCCTCAGCCGTCGACCGCGACCTTGACCGCACCGCGGTCGTCGTGTCGTCGAAGTCGGGTTCGACCATCGAAACAGACAGCCAGAAGCGCGCGTTCGAATCCGCGTTCCGCGCGGCCGGCATTGACCCGGCCGAGCGCATCATCATCGTGACCGACCCCGATTCGCCGCTGCACAAGGCGTCCGACGAGGCCGGATACCGCGTGTTTACTGCCGACCCGACCGTCGGCGGCCGCTACAGCGCGCTCACCGCCTTCGGCCTGGTGCCGAGCGGTCTGGCCGGCGTCGACCTGGACGCGCTGCTCGACGAAGCGGATGCTGCGTCGCTGCCGCTCGCCGTCGACTCGGAGTCGAACCCCGGCCTGCGGCTCGGCGCCGCAATCGCGGGAACCTCCCCCCGTCGCGACAAGCTCGTCATCGTCGCCGACGGAACCCACATCGTGGGGCTGGGCGACTGGGTCGAGCAGCTCGTCGCCGAGTCGACCGGTAAAGACGGCACCGGCATTCTGCCCGTCGTCGTCGGCGTCGACGCCCCCGAGCTCACCTCGGGCGCCGCTGACGTTCAGGTGCTGCGGCACGTCGCCGACCGCAAAGCGACGCGCGAGGTCGCCGATCATGAGATTGAGGTGTCGGGTTCGCTCGGCGCTCTCCTCATGACCTGGGAGTACGCGACCGCTATTGCCGGGCGGCTGCTCGGCATCAACCCCTTCGACCAGCCCGATGTCGAAAGCGCCAAGGTCGCCGCGCGTGGCCTGCTCGATCACCGGCCCGAGCCGGTCGCACCGGCGGTCATCGACGGCGGGATCGCCGTCACTGGCCCGGATGCTCTGGTCGCCGGCACGACATCGGTCGCCGATGCCGTCGCGCGGCTCCGCGACGCGGTCCCAGCCGACGGCTATATCGCTGTGCAGGCGTACCTCAACAGGCTTGCCCACCCGGAGCTCGAGGCGATCCGCCACGCGCTCGCCGCGCAGTCCGGCCGTCCGGTCACCTTCGGCTGGGGTCCGCGCTTCCTGCACTCGACGGGCCAGTACCACAAGGGCGGCCCCGCACACGGCGTCTTCCTGCAGATCGTGGGAACCCCGGCGAACGACCGCGAGATCGAGGGTCGACCCTTCACCTTCGGGGAACTGATCGCCGCCCAGGCGGCCGGAGACGCCCGCGTGCTCGCCGACCACGGACGCCCGGTTCTGACCCTCACCGTCGCCGACGACGACGCGATCGCCGCGCTCATCGCCGCGATCGTCTGA